A section of the Polynucleobacter sp. AP-Jannik-300A-C4 genome encodes:
- a CDS encoding transposase gives MARQARTIIPGQAMHVMVRGNNRETLFFNDSDRRTYLDWLREAAKQFGSAVHAFALMPNHVHLLMTPQNEDSLAKTMQSLGRRYAQYFNQQHHRSGTIWEGRYRSSLIDPDYFLRCQRYIELNPVRAGFESNPQDSTWTSFASHIGGNAEPWLVDHQHFWKLGNTPFERQMTWAGFVKEGAPHWEDREITEALVRSKPWVSDIYAKSVFKDNPDQVLIRHRGRPKKLIPINSMT, from the coding sequence ATGGCAAGGCAAGCGCGTACCATTATTCCTGGCCAAGCAATGCATGTCATGGTTCGTGGCAATAATCGGGAAACACTTTTCTTTAATGATTCTGATCGCCGCACCTATTTAGATTGGCTGCGAGAGGCAGCAAAACAATTTGGTAGTGCAGTGCATGCATTCGCTTTGATGCCAAACCATGTGCATCTCTTAATGACTCCCCAAAATGAAGATTCGCTTGCGAAGACGATGCAATCTCTAGGTAGGCGTTATGCCCAGTATTTCAATCAACAGCACCACCGTTCTGGAACAATTTGGGAGGGGCGTTATCGTTCTTCGCTAATAGACCCTGATTATTTTCTGCGTTGCCAGCGTTATATTGAGCTCAATCCCGTAAGGGCTGGCTTTGAATCGAACCCTCAAGATTCAACTTGGACTAGTTTTGCCTCCCACATTGGTGGTAATGCTGAGCCTTGGTTGGTTGATCACCAGCACTTTTGGAAGCTGGGTAATACCCCGTTTGAGCGACAAATGACATGGGCAGGGTTTGTTAAGGAAGGCGCACCTCACTGGGAAGATCGCGAAATTACTGAGGCATTAGTGAGATCCAAGCCTTGGGTCAGCGATATCTATGCAAAGAGCGTATTCAAAGATAATCCCGATCAAGTACTAATCCGACATCGTGGACGTCCAAAAAAATTAATACCAATAAATTCAATGACTTAA